A section of the Polynucleobacter sp. AP-Jannik-300A-C4 genome encodes:
- a CDS encoding O-succinylhomoserine sulfhydrylase — protein sequence MKSKTTRKKPDFSKLALETLAVRAGTRRTAEYQEHSEAMFLTSSFCFDSAELAADGFAHADQGFIYSRFTNPTVSMFQDRLAALEGGEACIATSSGMAAILTMAMSHLQAGDHVVCSRSVFGATIQLFSNILGRFGITTTYVDLSDTKAWQNAVQENTKLFYLETPSNPLTEIADIKAISKIAKKAKALFAVDNCFCTPALQKPLSLGADIVIHSATKYLDGQGRVVGGAIVGSNDFIMGKVFPYVRTAGPTLSAFNAWVFLKGLETLELRMKQQSQNALEIAQWLEKQPGVERVYHPGLKSHPQHVLAKRQQKAGGAILSFTLKGGKKAAFKLINQTKLCSITANLGDTRTTITHPATTTHCRVSPEARKAAGITDGLVRIAVGLENVIDLKNDLIGGLKK from the coding sequence ATGAAGAGCAAAACTACCCGCAAAAAACCCGATTTCTCAAAACTTGCGCTAGAGACCCTTGCGGTTCGCGCCGGTACTCGCCGCACAGCTGAGTACCAAGAGCATTCAGAGGCGATGTTTCTCACTTCCAGCTTTTGCTTCGATAGTGCAGAGTTGGCTGCAGATGGTTTTGCGCATGCAGACCAAGGCTTTATTTACTCCCGATTTACCAATCCCACCGTCAGCATGTTCCAGGATCGATTGGCTGCATTAGAGGGTGGTGAGGCTTGCATTGCAACTTCCTCTGGCATGGCTGCTATTTTGACAATGGCCATGTCCCATCTGCAAGCGGGCGACCATGTGGTTTGCTCTCGCTCGGTATTTGGTGCAACCATTCAATTGTTTAGCAATATTTTGGGTCGTTTTGGTATTACAACTACTTATGTGGATTTGTCAGATACCAAGGCTTGGCAAAATGCCGTCCAAGAAAACACCAAACTTTTTTATTTGGAAACACCTTCCAATCCTTTAACTGAGATTGCGGACATTAAGGCAATTTCTAAGATTGCCAAGAAGGCAAAAGCTCTCTTTGCAGTAGATAACTGTTTCTGCACGCCTGCATTACAAAAGCCTCTCTCATTGGGTGCCGATATAGTCATCCATTCAGCAACGAAGTATTTGGATGGTCAGGGTCGCGTAGTGGGCGGCGCCATTGTTGGCAGCAATGATTTCATTATGGGTAAAGTATTTCCGTATGTTAGAACTGCTGGCCCAACGCTCTCTGCGTTTAATGCCTGGGTGTTTTTAAAGGGTCTTGAGACGCTAGAGTTGCGTATGAAGCAGCAAAGTCAAAATGCCTTGGAAATTGCTCAATGGCTAGAAAAGCAGCCTGGGGTAGAGCGTGTTTATCACCCTGGTCTGAAATCTCATCCGCAACATGTACTGGCTAAGCGTCAACAAAAAGCGGGTGGCGCTATATTGTCCTTCACTCTTAAGGGTGGCAAAAAGGCCGCCTTCAAATTAATTAATCAAACCAAGCTTTGCTCCATTACCGCAAACCTGGGTGATACGCGTACAACCATTACGCACCCTGCAACAACGACACATTGCCGCGTTAGTCCAGAAGCTCGCAAAGCAGCAGGTATAACCGATGGACTCGTCCGAATTGCCGTTGGTCTTGAGAATGTGATTGATTTAAAGAATGATCTTATTGGCGGATTAAAAAAGTAA
- the purF gene encoding amidophosphoribosyltransferase: MCGVVGTVSHSPVNQLIYDALLLLQHRGQDAAGMATMNGNSFTMHKANGLVRDVFRTRNMRSLVGNAGIGQVRYPTAGSASSEEEAQPFYVSAPYGIILAHNGNLTNAASLRVEMAYRDRRHINTSSDTEVLLNVLADELQKETNSVALDEGAMFNAVTEVTKRVKGSYAVVSLIAGYGLLAFRDPFGIRPLCIGRIDTPKGPEWMIASESVALDGLGFTFVRDVNPGEAIYIDLDGNFYSRQCVADAVLTPCIFEYVYMARPDSTIDGVTVYNVRMRMGDYLAEKIRKETIPGEIDVVMPIPDSSRPAAMQVAKRLGVDYREGFFKNRYIGRTFIMPGQAVRKKSVRQKLNAMRIEFKDKTVLIVDDSIVRGTTSFEIVQMARESGAKKVIFASAAPPVRFPNVYGIDMPTRSELVAYGRTDEEINKMIGADQLIYQSVEDMKQAVKDINPNIQHFEASCFDGHYITGDINESYLDALEAARNTSEAKADRQRDSSDFARSQLHLHLATED, translated from the coding sequence ATGTGCGGCGTTGTTGGAACAGTTTCCCACTCCCCAGTTAATCAGCTGATATACGATGCTTTGTTGCTTTTGCAACATCGCGGTCAAGATGCTGCAGGTATGGCAACGATGAATGGCAATTCATTCACAATGCATAAAGCAAACGGTTTAGTTCGAGATGTATTTAGAACCCGCAATATGCGTAGCTTAGTTGGTAATGCTGGCATCGGCCAAGTGCGCTATCCAACCGCTGGCTCAGCTAGTAGCGAAGAAGAGGCGCAGCCTTTTTACGTTAGTGCCCCATATGGAATTATCTTGGCTCACAACGGCAATCTCACCAATGCGGCTAGTCTTCGTGTAGAGATGGCTTATCGTGATCGTCGTCATATCAATACCAGCTCTGATACAGAGGTGCTGTTAAACGTTTTGGCTGACGAACTTCAAAAAGAGACTAATAGCGTAGCACTGGACGAGGGTGCAATGTTTAATGCAGTTACTGAGGTAACTAAGCGCGTTAAGGGCTCTTATGCTGTGGTCTCTTTGATTGCTGGCTATGGTTTATTAGCGTTTCGGGATCCATTTGGCATTCGTCCATTGTGTATTGGTCGCATTGATACACCTAAGGGTCCAGAGTGGATGATTGCTTCTGAGTCTGTTGCGCTTGATGGACTTGGCTTTACTTTTGTACGTGACGTCAATCCGGGTGAAGCAATCTATATTGATTTAGATGGCAATTTCTATTCCCGTCAATGTGTTGCTGACGCAGTTCTAACGCCTTGTATTTTCGAGTATGTCTACATGGCTCGTCCAGACTCAACGATTGATGGCGTTACTGTTTATAACGTACGTATGCGGATGGGCGACTACCTTGCCGAAAAGATTCGCAAAGAAACTATTCCAGGTGAGATCGATGTTGTTATGCCGATTCCGGACTCCAGTCGTCCGGCGGCAATGCAAGTTGCTAAACGCCTTGGCGTTGATTACCGCGAAGGATTCTTTAAGAATCGTTATATTGGTAGAACCTTCATCATGCCAGGTCAAGCGGTTCGCAAGAAATCGGTTCGCCAGAAACTGAACGCAATGCGAATTGAATTCAAAGATAAAACCGTGTTGATTGTGGATGACTCAATCGTTCGCGGCACCACCTCTTTTGAAATAGTGCAGATGGCGCGCGAGTCTGGTGCCAAGAAAGTGATCTTTGCTTCTGCCGCGCCTCCTGTCCGCTTCCCGAATGTCTACGGAATTGATATGCCAACTCGGAGTGAGCTAGTTGCCTACGGTCGCACCGACGAAGAGATTAATAAGATGATTGGCGCAGATCAACTGATTTACCAAAGTGTTGAGGATATGAAGCAGGCAGTTAAAGATATCAATCCCAATATCCAACACTTTGAAGCCTCTTGTTTTGATGGGCACTATATTACTGGCGACATCAATGAATCTTATTTGGATGCCCTAGAGGCAGCTCGCAATACCTCTGAGGCTAAGGCAGATCGTCAACGCGACTCCAGTGATTTTGCGCGATCACAACTTCACCTGCATTTGGCTACCGAAGACTAA
- a CDS encoding CvpA family protein — protein sequence MEYLSTLKLTTVDYFTLVVLLVSALVGISRGLFKEVLALASWFIAAWVAYHYTNYLSVEWLSTFHMDELLSLGVSFLILFILTLIACGLVGNVIQKIILSAGLSMTDRFLGLVFGLARGAVVVVVMATLAALTPIPQSVAWQKAITRPAIDMATSLIKGWLPADWAKQLGSSMPKITPTVTPSLTIGI from the coding sequence ATGGAATATTTATCCACCTTAAAGTTAACTACGGTGGATTACTTCACCCTGGTTGTGCTACTAGTCTCTGCATTGGTGGGGATTTCAAGAGGTCTATTTAAAGAGGTTTTGGCTCTGGCATCTTGGTTTATAGCTGCCTGGGTTGCTTATCACTACACCAATTATCTTTCTGTTGAATGGTTATCCACTTTTCATATGGATGAACTGCTGAGTTTAGGCGTGAGTTTCCTTATTTTATTTATTCTGACTTTGATTGCGTGTGGCTTAGTCGGCAATGTGATTCAAAAGATTATCTTGTCTGCTGGATTAAGCATGACGGACCGTTTTCTTGGGCTGGTATTTGGTTTAGCGCGTGGCGCTGTGGTTGTGGTTGTGATGGCTACCTTAGCCGCTTTAACACCAATACCTCAAAGCGTAGCTTGGCAGAAAGCAATAACACGACCAGCTATCGATATGGCTACCAGTTTAATAAAAGGCTGGTTACCAGCTGATTGGGCAAAGCAATTGGGCAGTTCTATGCCTAAAATTACACCCACCGTTACACCTTCATTAACCATAGGGATCTAG
- a CDS encoding SPOR domain-containing protein yields MIRLPKLFKRNPETEDLDRGSARGRRTINTSAPRSFQRAQENEELALTEDPEQQRARHRLIGATVLVLIAVVGLPRILDNKPKSVNNDIAVNIVTSLPAPNAVMPASDEKAKALVPAIDAPVKEKEVIPVKEPVATTSPQVKTDAKSPPPSKANSIGLAAGEEVVVAPSPATKSKAEELPKKAGAGKYVIQIGAFASEERANGWITKMKDQKIPNYVINKTGTDGVKLYVLRAGPFTDKDVAEAAEKKVKSMGLSPRLVEVGAP; encoded by the coding sequence ATGATTCGTTTACCGAAGCTTTTTAAGCGAAACCCTGAGACTGAAGACCTTGATCGAGGTTCAGCAAGGGGTCGCCGCACCATCAATACATCAGCCCCCCGTAGTTTTCAGCGTGCTCAAGAAAATGAAGAGCTTGCCCTCACCGAAGATCCAGAACAACAGCGTGCCCGCCATCGCCTGATTGGTGCAACCGTTCTAGTCCTGATCGCAGTGGTTGGTCTGCCTCGCATCTTGGATAACAAACCCAAGTCTGTGAATAACGATATTGCCGTGAATATCGTGACTAGTTTGCCTGCCCCAAATGCTGTAATGCCTGCCAGCGATGAAAAGGCAAAGGCATTAGTACCAGCGATTGATGCACCAGTAAAAGAAAAAGAAGTTATTCCAGTTAAAGAGCCTGTAGCAACAACTTCACCTCAAGTGAAGACAGATGCCAAATCACCACCCCCGAGCAAGGCGAACTCAATTGGTTTGGCTGCTGGGGAAGAGGTGGTTGTTGCACCAAGTCCCGCTACCAAGTCAAAAGCCGAAGAATTACCAAAAAAAGCTGGGGCCGGTAAATACGTTATTCAGATTGGCGCTTTTGCTTCTGAAGAGCGTGCAAATGGCTGGATTACTAAAATGAAAGATCAAAAGATCCCCAATTACGTCATTAATAAAACCGGTACAGATGGCGTGAAACTTTATGTTCTCAGAGCAGGTCCTTTTACTGATAAGGATGTAGCTGAAGCTGCAGAGAAGAAAGTTAAATCTATGGGCCTGTCTCCAAGGCTAGTTGAGGTCGGAGCACCTTAA
- the folC gene encoding bifunctional tetrahydrofolate synthase/dihydrofolate synthase produces the protein MSSAHQSPILFSSLTAWLSHLETAHPVGIDMGLDRINRVKAALGLHFDCPVITVAGTNGKGSTCAYLESILLASGYRVGCHMSPHLLVFNERARVNGEEVKDDLLLEHFAAVEKARVSIVDAPTLTYFEFTTLAIMHLFSKANLDAVVLEVGMGGRLDAVNIVDADCAIVTSIDIDHADFLGGTREAIGLEKAGIFRAGAIAVCGDPVPPQSLIDHAEKLGCDLWLQGRDYNFQGDKQQWGWAGRQKRFSGLGYPALRGANQILNASAVIAALMALHLRLPVSAQDIRNGFALVELPGRFQVLPGQPTVVLDVAHNPHAAATLGQGLDKMGYHPYTYAIFGAMADKDIAGVIKPLLSSVDFWFCTDLPTPRAASATALSEKLIELGVAVKNGADGGIECFPDPAAAYQKALSKAGEGDRIVIFGSFYTVAGVMAYRNNQAH, from the coding sequence TTGAGTTCCGCACACCAATCTCCCATTCTGTTTTCTAGCCTAACGGCTTGGCTTAGTCACCTCGAAACAGCCCACCCAGTCGGTATCGACATGGGTCTAGATCGGATTAATCGAGTTAAAGCAGCTCTAGGCTTGCACTTTGATTGCCCGGTGATCACTGTTGCTGGGACGAACGGCAAGGGCTCAACTTGCGCTTATCTTGAGAGTATCTTGCTGGCCTCTGGCTATAGAGTGGGTTGTCATATGTCTCCTCACTTACTGGTCTTTAACGAGCGTGCTCGAGTCAATGGTGAGGAAGTAAAAGATGATCTCTTACTAGAGCATTTTGCCGCCGTTGAGAAAGCGCGCGTCAGCATAGTGGATGCTCCAACGCTAACGTATTTTGAATTCACTACCTTGGCAATCATGCATTTATTTTCTAAGGCAAATTTAGATGCTGTTGTCCTTGAGGTTGGCATGGGTGGTCGTTTAGATGCCGTAAATATTGTTGATGCAGATTGCGCGATCGTCACTAGTATTGATATTGATCACGCTGATTTTTTAGGCGGTACACGTGAGGCAATTGGTCTTGAGAAGGCTGGTATTTTCCGCGCAGGTGCAATTGCAGTCTGTGGCGATCCTGTACCCCCCCAATCCTTAATTGATCATGCTGAAAAACTGGGTTGTGATTTATGGCTTCAAGGCCGTGATTACAATTTTCAGGGCGATAAGCAGCAGTGGGGTTGGGCAGGGCGTCAAAAACGCTTTAGCGGTTTAGGCTATCCCGCTTTGCGAGGCGCTAATCAAATCCTCAATGCCTCTGCTGTGATTGCCGCCTTGATGGCCTTACATCTACGTTTACCGGTAAGCGCTCAAGATATCCGGAATGGATTTGCTTTAGTAGAACTGCCTGGTCGTTTCCAGGTGCTTCCAGGCCAGCCAACTGTAGTTTTGGATGTCGCTCATAATCCTCATGCGGCAGCCACTTTGGGGCAAGGCCTCGATAAGATGGGCTATCACCCCTACACCTATGCCATTTTTGGTGCTATGGCAGATAAAGATATTGCCGGCGTGATCAAGCCTTTGCTCAGCAGTGTGGACTTCTGGTTCTGCACGGATTTACCGACCCCTCGTGCTGCTAGCGCTACAGCCTTATCTGAGAAGCTGATTGAACTGGGTGTAGCAGTTAAAAATGGGGCAGATGGCGGAATTGAGTGCTTCCCAGATCCTGCTGCAGCGTATCAAAAAGCGCTTTCCAAGGCAGGTGAGGGTGATAGAATTGTCATCTTCGGATCCTTCTATACTGTTGCCGGAGTAATGGCATATCGAAATAACCAGGCCCATTGA
- the accD gene encoding acetyl-CoA carboxylase, carboxyltransferase subunit beta, with amino-acid sequence MSWIDKLLPPQIQHTDPANRKSVPEGLWVKCPSCETVLYSTDIEANLSVCPKCSHHMRIGARQRLDSLLDPKGRYEIGADIYPTDPLKFKDSKKYPDRLKEASDASGESEALIVLGGKIESIPVVAACFEFQYMGGSMGSVVGERFARGVQEAIAKKCAFICVTATGGARMQESLLSLFQMAKTNSMLTLLSKKGLPYISVLTDPTMGGISASFAFMGDVVMAEPKALIGFAGPRVIEQTVREKLPEGFQRSEFLLQKGGIDMIVDRRQMRGEIARLLALLQQLPEPAIAGSAAV; translated from the coding sequence ATGAGCTGGATCGATAAATTACTACCTCCACAAATCCAACATACGGATCCTGCGAATCGCAAATCTGTTCCTGAAGGACTTTGGGTTAAGTGCCCCAGCTGCGAAACTGTCCTTTACAGCACAGATATTGAGGCTAATTTATCGGTTTGCCCAAAATGTAGTCATCACATGCGCATCGGCGCTCGTCAGCGACTTGATAGTCTTTTGGATCCAAAAGGGCGTTATGAGATTGGCGCTGACATTTACCCGACTGATCCGCTTAAATTTAAAGATTCTAAAAAATATCCAGATCGCCTAAAAGAGGCAAGCGACGCCTCCGGTGAGTCCGAGGCCTTGATTGTGCTTGGCGGCAAAATTGAAAGTATTCCAGTTGTAGCTGCATGCTTTGAGTTTCAATATATGGGTGGCTCGATGGGTTCAGTTGTTGGTGAGCGTTTTGCCCGTGGTGTGCAAGAAGCCATCGCCAAAAAGTGTGCATTTATCTGCGTAACAGCTACCGGCGGTGCGCGTATGCAGGAAAGTTTGCTCTCTCTTTTCCAGATGGCTAAGACCAACTCCATGTTGACCTTACTCTCTAAAAAAGGTTTGCCTTACATCAGCGTTTTGACTGACCCAACTATGGGCGGAATCTCTGCTAGCTTCGCCTTTATGGGTGACGTAGTAATGGCTGAGCCTAAAGCCTTGATTGGCTTTGCAGGTCCGCGTGTCATTGAACAAACTGTTCGTGAAAAATTACCAGAAGGCTTTCAGCGTTCTGAGTTCTTATTGCAAAAGGGTGGCATTGACATGATTGTGGATCGTCGCCAAATGCGCGGTGAAATCGCTCGTCTCTTGGCATTGCTCCAGCAGCTTCCTGAGCCTGCGATTGCGGGTAGCGCAGCTGTATAA
- the trpA gene encoding tryptophan synthase subunit alpha: MSKITALFNELKATGKKGLIPFITAGDPDPKLTVDLMHALVRGGADVIELGVPFSDPMADGPVIQRSSERALTQGVTLHGCLEMVKEFRKLDPNTPVVLMGYANPVEQMGSERFAAEAKSAGVDGVLVVDYPPEECVDFAASMKVAGVDPIFLLAPTSSPERIKDAAKIASGYIYYVSMRGVTGASHLNTQDVASIIPKIREATSIPIAVGFGINDAESARAVSKTADAVVIGSRIIRLLEDSAPGQAVQSLETFIREIRVALDS, translated from the coding sequence ATGTCTAAAATTACCGCTCTCTTTAATGAACTAAAAGCTACTGGAAAAAAAGGGCTGATTCCTTTTATTACGGCAGGCGACCCTGACCCAAAACTTACTGTTGACTTGATGCATGCATTGGTTCGTGGTGGTGCTGATGTGATTGAGCTCGGCGTCCCTTTTTCCGATCCAATGGCGGATGGTCCAGTGATTCAGCGCTCGTCTGAGAGGGCTCTTACTCAAGGCGTCACTTTGCATGGTTGCCTAGAAATGGTGAAAGAATTTCGTAAGCTTGATCCCAATACTCCAGTGGTCTTAATGGGTTATGCCAATCCAGTGGAGCAAATGGGTTCGGAGCGATTTGCAGCGGAGGCGAAATCTGCTGGTGTTGATGGTGTCTTGGTTGTAGATTACCCACCTGAAGAGTGCGTTGATTTTGCTGCCAGCATGAAAGTAGCAGGAGTTGACCCCATCTTTCTATTGGCTCCAACATCATCACCAGAACGAATAAAGGATGCCGCCAAAATAGCTTCTGGTTATATCTATTACGTATCCATGCGGGGTGTTACAGGCGCGTCCCACCTCAATACCCAAGATGTGGCCAGCATTATTCCCAAAATCCGTGAAGCCACTTCCATTCCGATTGCGGTAGGTTTTGGTATCAATGACGCTGAAAGTGCCCGCGCAGTGTCAAAAACAGCAGATGCAGTGGTTATTGGAAGTCGAATTATTCGGCTTTTAGAGGATTCTGCCCCCGGCCAAGCGGTACAATCACTCGAAACATTCATACGTGAAATTCGCGTCGCTTTAGATAGTTAA
- the trpB gene encoding tryptophan synthase subunit beta, translating to MYDKPDARGHFGPYGGVFVSETLMFALDELKAAYAKYQNDPEFLEEFHYELKHFVGRPSPVYHAKRWSEMLGGAQIYLKREDLNHTGAHKINNVIGQAMLAKRMGKPRIIAETGAGQHGVATATICARFGLDCTVYQGSVDVARQAQNVFRMKLLGAKVVPVESGTKTLKDALNEAMRDWVTNVEDTFYIIGTVAGPHPYPMMVRDFQSVIGEECKVQMPEMTGRQPDYVMACVGGGSNAMGIFYPYIDYPEVKLVGVEAAGHGLNSGLHSAALCVGKPGVLHGNRTYLLQDENGQISETHSVSAGMDYPGVGPEHAWLKDSGRADYVAVTDEEALKAFHDCCRIEGIIPALESSHAIAYACKMAPTLSKDKTILVNLSGRGDKDMHTVAQATGSEG from the coding sequence ATGTACGATAAGCCAGATGCACGTGGACACTTCGGTCCTTATGGTGGCGTATTTGTTTCTGAGACGCTCATGTTCGCTTTGGATGAACTTAAGGCGGCATATGCTAAATATCAAAACGATCCTGAATTCTTAGAAGAGTTTCATTACGAGCTCAAGCATTTTGTAGGGCGTCCTTCACCGGTCTATCACGCTAAGCGTTGGAGCGAGATGTTGGGTGGTGCGCAGATTTATCTGAAGCGCGAAGATCTTAATCACACTGGCGCTCACAAAATTAATAATGTGATTGGCCAAGCCATGCTAGCAAAGCGTATGGGTAAGCCGCGCATTATTGCGGAAACTGGAGCGGGGCAACACGGTGTTGCAACTGCAACGATTTGTGCGCGCTTTGGTTTGGATTGCACTGTATATCAAGGTTCTGTGGACGTCGCTCGTCAAGCTCAAAACGTCTTTCGTATGAAGTTGCTTGGTGCAAAAGTTGTGCCTGTTGAATCTGGAACAAAGACTCTCAAAGATGCGCTGAATGAAGCAATGCGAGATTGGGTGACAAATGTAGAAGATACCTTCTACATCATTGGTACTGTTGCTGGGCCTCATCCTTATCCGATGATGGTCAGAGATTTTCAGAGTGTAATTGGTGAAGAGTGCAAGGTGCAGATGCCTGAAATGACTGGGCGTCAGCCTGACTATGTCATGGCATGTGTTGGTGGTGGCTCCAATGCCATGGGTATTTTCTATCCCTATATTGACTACCCAGAAGTGAAGCTAGTTGGTGTAGAAGCGGCGGGCCATGGCTTAAATAGCGGCCTTCACTCTGCAGCACTTTGCGTCGGTAAGCCAGGCGTATTGCATGGTAATCGTACATACCTACTGCAAGATGAGAATGGTCAGATTTCTGAAACCCATTCAGTTTCTGCTGGTATGGATTATCCCGGCGTTGGTCCAGAGCATGCTTGGTTGAAAGATTCTGGTCGTGCTGACTATGTGGCAGTGACCGATGAAGAAGCCTTGAAAGCATTTCATGATTGCTGCCGTATCGAAGGCATCATTCCTGCTTTAGAGTCTTCTCATGCTATTGCTTATGCATGCAAAATGGCGCCAACTTTATCCAAAGATAAAACGATCCTAGTGAACTTATCTGGTCGTGGCGATAAAGACATGCATACCGTTGCACAAGCTACCGGCTCAGAGGGTTAG
- a CDS encoding phosphoribosylanthranilate isomerase: MGLLTNSPGHTRVKICGLKTSSDVDAAVVAGVDAVGFVFYPPSPRAVTPNIAAALISRLPAGVDAVGLVVNASDAEFEAIRATAPITLWQFHGDESPQDCQRLAAGQPWMKAARVGAGFAFDNFSLQYRQANAFLLDALVEGYGGGGVPFDWSGIPQAWISANAPQVVLSGGLNVHNVGEAIARLHPCAVDVSSGVEISKGVKDHALMKEFIEAVRAADASTLP; the protein is encoded by the coding sequence ATGGGCTTACTTACCAACTCTCCTGGACATACTAGAGTCAAAATCTGCGGTTTAAAGACGTCTTCGGATGTCGATGCTGCTGTTGTTGCTGGTGTGGACGCTGTTGGCTTTGTTTTTTATCCGCCCAGTCCAAGAGCGGTTACCCCCAATATTGCTGCCGCATTGATTTCTAGGCTTCCAGCTGGGGTTGATGCTGTTGGATTAGTCGTAAATGCCTCAGATGCTGAATTTGAGGCTATTAGGGCCACTGCCCCCATCACTTTATGGCAGTTTCATGGGGATGAGTCTCCCCAGGATTGTCAGCGCCTAGCGGCAGGCCAACCCTGGATGAAAGCTGCGCGCGTTGGAGCTGGCTTCGCATTTGATAATTTTTCCCTACAATATAGGCAAGCAAACGCCTTTTTGCTCGATGCGCTCGTTGAGGGCTATGGAGGAGGGGGTGTTCCTTTTGATTGGTCAGGAATTCCGCAAGCATGGATAAGCGCAAACGCGCCTCAGGTCGTTTTGAGTGGTGGATTGAACGTTCACAACGTGGGCGAAGCTATTGCTCGTCTTCATCCTTGCGCGGTTGACGTCTCTAGCGGCGTTGAAATCAGCAAGGGTGTAAAAGATCACGCCTTGATGAAAGAGTTTATTGAGGCAGTGCGAGCGGCAGACGCAAGCACATTGCCCTAA
- the truA gene encoding tRNA pseudouridine(38-40) synthase TruA, with amino-acid sequence MMRIALGLQYDGSPYSGWQSQVGQNTIQDELEKAISAFVGIDASKSNPIRVITAGRTDAGVHALGQVVHFDVEVERENWSWVRGVNTFLPESIVVNWAQVVTEEFSARYSAHERTYIYALHAGPCRSPMAADRAGYVMLPPDRWFDVEAMKLACECLIGEHDFTSFRSSECQSKTPVKTMYSIEIFSNEPWLYFKIKGNAFLHHMVRNLVGSFVQIGVGKQKAGWMAEVLEAKDRSIAAPTFSPAGLYLAQIAYPDEFQIPKPWLANSWLPKAVYA; translated from the coding sequence TTGATGCGTATTGCCCTCGGACTTCAGTATGACGGCAGCCCTTATTCAGGTTGGCAGTCGCAAGTAGGTCAGAATACGATTCAAGATGAATTGGAAAAGGCGATTTCTGCATTTGTTGGGATAGATGCATCGAAATCCAATCCTATTCGTGTAATCACAGCGGGCAGAACAGATGCTGGCGTTCATGCCTTAGGTCAAGTGGTGCACTTTGATGTTGAGGTGGAGCGAGAAAACTGGTCGTGGGTGAGGGGGGTAAATACCTTCCTGCCTGAATCGATTGTGGTCAATTGGGCTCAAGTTGTTACTGAAGAATTCAGTGCTCGTTATTCTGCACATGAACGAACCTATATTTATGCATTACATGCTGGACCATGTCGATCTCCAATGGCGGCAGATCGCGCTGGTTATGTCATGTTGCCCCCGGATCGCTGGTTTGATGTTGAGGCCATGAAGCTGGCTTGTGAGTGTTTAATAGGTGAGCATGACTTCACCTCATTTCGTTCTTCAGAGTGCCAAAGTAAGACTCCAGTAAAGACCATGTATTCCATCGAAATCTTTTCGAATGAGCCTTGGCTCTATTTCAAGATCAAAGGAAATGCTTTCTTGCATCACATGGTGCGTAATTTAGTTGGTAGCTTTGTTCAAATCGGCGTTGGTAAGCAAAAAGCAGGGTGGATGGCAGAAGTTCTAGAGGCAAAAGACCGCAGTATTGCAGCGCCTACGTTTTCTCCAGCTGGACTCTATTTGGCTCAAATTGCCTATCCTGATGAGTTTCAGATTCCCAAGCCTTGGCTGGCTAATTCTTGGTTGCCTAAGGCGGTTTACGCTTAA